The following proteins are encoded in a genomic region of Neospora caninum Liverpool complete genome, chromosome XI:
- a CDS encoding putative GTP-binding conserved hypothetical domain-containing protein, whose protein sequence is MSPVESSACSSTPPYASFSTVSAPRDREALFSAAGLGTGPFSSLQTPFSKQAEETKIPTVDREETLHFVRLARDTPEEDPERETGDTSVRFSAGSGENELTLREERERKAAEEAEIRLGLHAKDKKMGATKPASRKTDIRIRRRFKEIMKIMKKADTAKGRLKDEFERDERIRKDPDLLTRQEEELRTLRLVDPLVRPVERRRYTVQWWPNFAREALPRVLACLHHIDLLVEVRDARLPLLTQLPIRPPAGGEKPRLIVLTHADRASETGNAQWARYFRFLYRLHAAEALHVEERNAGKHGFDVQGHPSDPRVSSGGLQLGRARRSRGDDEGEKDTGLGEAGETSDAHEPEEEEMQAESGRPRDGDEAVAEGPLAPPVPPATPVLFVNAQQGGACIVRVEKAARKIVKQWRQYRRDVEVYRHRLKRLAAHAKEKPAAGDARRERREELAEFPPRPQTQESGPTARESASATSSASLTPGNARAHMRTKRALRLLVVGMPNVGKSALCNRLLGTKRARSYNYPGVTKVLTWYRRRGAFFQTNLHRLFDCVDTPGFLPPPSSSLLRPGRRGTVIASSASASLRLSPSTESPREPEKKEPSVRMRHSASRTEFFLRDHPVWEDDEAVRLLAACNKLPQSCLFTIEEASVALLNRIFAVWAQRPAYVPLLRLSERYGVDPLARGVRGADLNGCEFLHRLAAAKHHYCTGAASERVLTDFVKGYLGRMTLEVPPPRDEVLRKFHAARAGRSRSLSRLEEEELEGERRREMARESIRRTRMRGARDRKIPSDWECLIAKKEEDCVLWKCGEGNPEDQEGMETKRADDDAKDGRVLSQRRLAFAVAEDGNPQERTEEGRCREQPGGDQDRQEAVAGKHERTAEELASARALGPVETRRGKKRDKTGAETSANIAKKTRSKQISLLLRDKEVLWTDSDAGKQKRRQERQGERASKDDEATEGFRSLVKAFSTGRGPSVNPSGRKHAADLLDERLRTQVEDKAWETGAFEGW, encoded by the exons ATGTCACCTGTGGAATCTTCCGCTTGCTCCTCTACGCCCCCGTATGCTTCCTTTTCaactgtctccgctcccaGGGATCGCGAGGCTCTCTTCAGCGCTGCCGGTCTCGGAACGGGACCGTTTTCCAGTCTTCAGACTCCATTCTCAAAacaagcggaagagacgaagattCCTACCGtcgacagggaagaaacactCCACTTTGTTCGACTGGCGCGAGACACACCAGAGGAAGAcccggagcgagagacaggcgacacaTCCGTTCGCTTTTCAGCCGGTTCTGGAGAGAACGAGTTGACTctgcgagaagagagagaacgcaagGCGGCGGAGGAGGCTGAGATTAGACTCGGACTCCACgcgaaagacaagaaaatgGGCGCCACCAAGCCGGCCAGTAGGAAGACAGATATTCGCATTCGACGCCGCTTCAAAGAGATCATGAAAATCATGAAGAAGGCGGATACGGCCAAAGGGCGGTTGAAGGACGAGTTCGAGAGAGATGAACGCATTCGCAAAGACCCCGATCTCCTCACgcggcaagaagaagaactgcGCACCCTTCGTCTCGTTGATCCCCTGGTTCGCCCCGTCGAGCGAAGAAGATACACCGTACAGTG GTGGCCTAACTTTGCTCGAGAAGCCCTCCCGCGGGTCTTGGCGTGTCTGCATCATATCGACCTTCTTGTGGAAGTCCGAGatgcgcgtcttcctctgctgaCACAACTGCCTATCCGGCCGCCTgcagggggagagaaaccgcGTCTGATTGTCCTCACGCATGCGGACCGG GCTTCCGAAACAGGGAATGCTCAGTGGGCCAGGTATTTTCGTTTCCTGTATCGCCTCCACGCCGCGGAGGCTCTCCACGTTGAGGAACGAAATGCGGGTAAGCACGGTTTTGACGTTCAAGGACATCCTTCGGACCCACGTGTCTCTTCTGGCGGCCTCCAGTTGGgacgggcgaggagaagcagaggagacgacgaaggagagaaagacaccgGCCTCGGCGAAGCCGGCGAGACGTCAGACGCGCACGaaccagaggaagaagagatgcaAGCAGAGAGTGGGCGACCTCGCGATGGCGACGAGGCAGTCGCCGAAGGCCCGCTGGCCCCGCCCGTTCCTCCTGCGACTCCAGTTCTGTTTGTGAATGCCCAGCAAGGCGGTGCGTGCATCGTTCGCGTtgagaaggcggcgcggaaAATCGTGAAGCAGTGGAGACAGTATCGCCGGGACGTCGAGGTGTATCGACACCGCCTGAAGCGTCTCGCTGCACATGCCAAAGAGAAGCCAGCTGCAGGGGACGCGCGAcgcgaacgcagagaagagctaGCCGAGTTCCCGCCGCGACCGCAAACTCAAGAGAGTGGGCCGaccgccagagagagcgcgtcGGCGACTTCTTCAGCCTCCCTCACCCCGGGAAATGCGCGGGCTCACATGCGGACGAAACGCGCCCTGCGCCTGCTGGTTGTCGGGATGCCCAACGTCGGCAAGAGTGCGTTGTGCAATCGCCTTCTCGGGACCAAGAGAGCCCGAAGTTACAACTACCCCGGAGTCACCAAAGTGCTGACG TGGTACCGGCGACGCGGCGCGTTCTTCCAAACGAATCTCCACCGGCTGTTTGACTGTGTCGATACACCTGGCTTCCTCCcgccgccgtcctcgtcgctcctGCGGCCGGGGCGCCGAGGGACAGTCAtcgcttcctcggcttccgcgtctctgcgcctgtctccaTCGACTGAGTCGCCGCGAGagcccgagaagaaagagcctTCAGTTCGCATGCGGCACTCTGCCTCTCGAACCGAGTTCTTCCTCAGGGACCATCCCGTTtgggaagacgacgaggccgttcgtctcctcgcggcctGCAACAAGCTGCCGCAGTCTTGTCTCTTCACCATCGAAGAGGCGTCAGTGGCTCTGCTGAACCGCATCTTTGCGGTCTGGGCCCAACGGCCAGCCTACGTGCCTCTCTTGCGCCTCAGCGAACGCTACGGCGTCGaccctctcgcgcgcggaGTGCGGGGCGCCGATTTGAATGGATGCGAATTCCTGCACAGA CTGGCGGCAGCGAAACACCACTATTGTACGGGAGCAGCGTCCGAGCGAGTTCTCACAGACTTCGTGAAAGGCTATTTGGGTCGGATGACGCTGGAAgtgcctccgcctcgcgaTGAGGTTCTTCGGAAGTTTCACGCGGCCCGAGCCGGAcggtcgcgttctctctctcgtctggaggaagaggagctcGAGGGGGAGCGACGAAGGGAAATGGCTAGGGAAAGCATCCGAAGaacgcgcatgcgcggcgcCCGAGATCGGAAGATACCGTCGGACTGGGAGTGTCTGatcgcgaagaaagaggaagactgcGTTTTGTGGAAGTGCGGAGAGGGTAACCCAGAGGATCAGGAGGGTatggagacaaagagagccGACGACGACGCGAAAGACGGTAGGGTTTTGAGTCAAAGGCGTCTTGCCTTCGCGGTCGCGGAAGACGGGAACCcgcaagagagaacggaagagggaagaTGCCGTGAACAGCCAGGAGGAGATCAAGACCGACAAGAGGCCGTCGCAGGAAAACACGAAAGGACAGCGGAGGAGCTGGCGAGCGCAAGAGCCCTGGGGCCTGTGGAGACaaggagggggaagaagagagacaaaaccgGAGCCGAAACTTCCGCGAACATtgcaaagaaaacgcgatCGAAGCAGATCTCCCTTTTGCTACGGGACAAAGAGGTTTTGTGGACTGATAGCGACGCGGGGAaacaaaaacggagacaggaaaggcaaggTGAAAGAGCAAGCAAGGACGACGAAGCAACCGAGGGGTTCCGCAGCCTAGTGAAAGCGTTTTCAACGGGACGTGGGCCGTCGGTAAATCCCTCAGGACGAAAACACGCTGCAGACTTGCTCGACGAGAGGCTGCGCACTCAGGTAGAAGACAAGGCTTGGGAAACCGGCGCTTTTGAAGGCTGGTGA